The Streptomyces sp. 11x1 genomic sequence GGTGGGTGGCGAGGTGCATGCCGGTCGCCGGGGCTCCCGGGTAGGCCGTCTTCAGCCAGTCCGCCTGTTCGAGGGCACCGTCGGTCTCGATCACGAGCAGGTCCGAACTGCCCAGTCCCAGTGCCTCGGTGAGGCTGCCACGGCCCCGGGTCAGCCGGCCGATGGACTCGAACATGCGGATGCGCATCGGCATGCCGTCGGCGATCCACCGCTTGTGCACGGCGATCAGCCAGTCCGCGTAGTCGGTCTCGCCGCCGGGGCGGGGTGGCGGGAACTCCCAGGTGGCGTGCGGCAGCAGGAAGTCCACAGCCGGCGGGCGGAGTTCGGCCAGCGCCCGGTACACCTCCACCGGGTCGTTCTCGACGTCGATGGTGCAGAGCAGTCCGCCGAAGGCTGCTCGGTGGGGCGGTGTGCCGAGGAGACGTACGGCGCGGACCGCATCACGGTAGGAGCCGGAGCCGTCCCGTCTGATCCGGTGGCGGTCGTTGGACGCCTCGTCGCCGTCGAGCGAGATGCTGGTGACGATGGACTCGTCGACGAGCATCGCGCAGAACTCGTCGTCCAGGCGGAGGCCGTTGGTCTGCATGCGCAGGTCGAGTTCGGCCACGCCGTGCAGCGCCGAGCGGAGCGAGCGGGCGAAGCCGCGCAGTCGTTCCCGGCCGGCGAGCAGGGGCTCACCGCCGTGCAGGACGACGTGCACCCGGGTGAGCCGGTGCGCGGCCGCGTGCTCGGCGATCCGCCCGGCCACATGACGGAACGTTTCGTCGGACATCGTCACCGGACGCCCGCGCCAGCTCTGGTCGGCGTGCTGGTAGACGTAGCAGTGGTCACAGGCCAGATCGCAACGGCTGTGCACCTTGATCACAAACTGGCGGAAGGGCCGCGCCGCCACCGTCACCGGTACGATCCCTCGTCGTTCCGGCCAGGCCGGTCAGAGCGACGACTGGAAGGCGGCCACCGGCTCTCCGCCACCTGCGAGCATCCTTGCCATGGCGGACTCCTGCGCGGACTCGGGCACCTCGTCCAGT encodes the following:
- the fxsA gene encoding FxSxx-COOH cyclophane-containing RiPP peptide → MDRYEQPFATSVVRDLHDTSLDEVPESAQESAMARMLAGGGEPVAAFQSSL